A stretch of Geotrypetes seraphini chromosome 2, aGeoSer1.1, whole genome shotgun sequence DNA encodes these proteins:
- the LOC117355404 gene encoding 2-iminobutanoate/2-iminopropanoate deaminase-like isoform X2 — translation MAATVRKVIYTSRAPVRKDIYSQAVVVDKTMYICGVVGIDVATGQLVPGGVLEETKQALMNMGEILKAAGCDYSNVVKTTIWLTDMNDYVRVNEVYKQFFKKHVPARAACQVVALPKFKTVYSEVEVQCGYHRHRYK, via the exons ATGGCTGCCACAGTGAGGAAAGTGATCTATACTTCCAGAGCTCCTGTTAGGAAAGACATTTACAG TCAGGCTGTGGTGGTTGATAAGACCATGTACATCTGCGGTGTGGTTGGTATTGACGTAGCAACTGGACAGCTTGTACCTGGTGGAGTACTCGAAGAAACTAAACAG GCCCTTATGAATATGGGTGAAATTCTGAAAGCCGCAGGCTGTGACTACAGTAATG TTGTGAAAACCACTATTTGGCTAACTGATATGAATGATTATGTTCGTGTTAATGAAGTCTACAAACAAT TTTTCAAGAAGCATGTCCCTGCCAGAGCAGCCTGCCAGGTTGTAGCTTTGCCTAAA ttcaagacggtatacagtgAAGTGGAAGTACAATGTGGATACCACAGGCATCGATACAAGTGA
- the LOC117355404 gene encoding 2-iminobutanoate/2-iminopropanoate deaminase-like isoform X1: MAATVRKVIYTSRAPVRKDIYSQAVVVDKTMYICGVVGIDVATGQLVPGGVLEETKQALMNMGEILKAAGCDYSNVVKTTIWLTDMNDYVRVNEVYKQFFKKHVPARAACQVVALPKGSLIEIEAVAVLGPITDELV, translated from the exons ATGGCTGCCACAGTGAGGAAAGTGATCTATACTTCCAGAGCTCCTGTTAGGAAAGACATTTACAG TCAGGCTGTGGTGGTTGATAAGACCATGTACATCTGCGGTGTGGTTGGTATTGACGTAGCAACTGGACAGCTTGTACCTGGTGGAGTACTCGAAGAAACTAAACAG GCCCTTATGAATATGGGTGAAATTCTGAAAGCCGCAGGCTGTGACTACAGTAATG TTGTGAAAACCACTATTTGGCTAACTGATATGAATGATTATGTTCGTGTTAATGAAGTCTACAAACAAT TTTTCAAGAAGCATGTCCCTGCCAGAGCAGCCTGCCAGGTTGTAGCTTTGCCTAAA GGAAGTCTCATTGAGATTGAAGCAGTAGCAGTATTGGGGCCCATCACAGATGAATTAGTCTGA
- the LOC117355404 gene encoding 2-iminobutanoate/2-iminopropanoate deaminase-like isoform X3, giving the protein MAATVRKVIYTSRAPVRKDIYSQAVVVDKTMYICGVVGIDVATGQLVPGGVLEETKQALMNMGEILKAAGCDYSNVFKKHVPARAACQVVALPKGSLIEIEAVAVLGPITDELV; this is encoded by the exons ATGGCTGCCACAGTGAGGAAAGTGATCTATACTTCCAGAGCTCCTGTTAGGAAAGACATTTACAG TCAGGCTGTGGTGGTTGATAAGACCATGTACATCTGCGGTGTGGTTGGTATTGACGTAGCAACTGGACAGCTTGTACCTGGTGGAGTACTCGAAGAAACTAAACAG GCCCTTATGAATATGGGTGAAATTCTGAAAGCCGCAGGCTGTGACTACAGTAATG TTTTCAAGAAGCATGTCCCTGCCAGAGCAGCCTGCCAGGTTGTAGCTTTGCCTAAA GGAAGTCTCATTGAGATTGAAGCAGTAGCAGTATTGGGGCCCATCACAGATGAATTAGTCTGA